TTTTGGGCATCTTGCACCAGCTTCTTCACCTCACTGGGGTTCATGCTATTAATCCCATTTTTACCCTCTAAGCCGTCTGTATTTTGTGCTTTTTCCTTCAAAATATCTGTGTTCTCGGCCGCCATAATGGTTATTTTAGTCGGGTCTAAAGTATGTACTTGGCTATTAACGCGTGTATTTGGTCTATCTGAATAGTGCCAGTTTCCCTTTGCATCTTGCCATTTATAAATGGTCGCTGGTGACGCTTTAGACGCTTCACCATCCATCATTCCTTTCGCACTATTGACCGCATCATTAAGCTCACGCTTTGATTTATCGAGCAACGCATTTGCTTCTTGCTGTGCTTTACCAAAAATCATATCAATACTGAGATAGGGCTTACCGTCCGGACGTTTGATGATAAATAATGACGCGAGTCCAACTAACATCATCATAATGAACATATAACTTGCGGATTTCATTTCGGCACTCCTTTTTCACTTGAGGCCACACTAATAAAGTATAGCTTGGTATTGCGCACAGTTTGACAATTGGGCAAAAAATTATCAATAGAAAAGACGCTTGAAATGACCGAAAGGATGGCATTATGTTGGCATAAAAAAACCGCGAACTATGTCGCGGCTCATCAAATTACTTAGATCCCATCTCCGTCAATGTGCAAACCACATTCTCGGTTCAGACCAAAGAAGCGCGTTTCTTCTTCTGTCATGCCTGGCTCTAATTTACGTGTCGTGTGCACATCACCCATAGACACATACCCTTGTTCCCAAAGTGGATGATAAGGTAGATCATGTTTCGTTAAATACTGATAAACATCTCGGTTGTGCCAGTCAATAATAGGGTACACCTTGACACTACCTCGGCTAATTTCTAGGATCTGCTTATCAGAGCGTGACGAAGATTGCTGACGACGCAGGCCACTAAACCATGTACCGACTTGCAACTCTTGCAGTGCGCGCGTCATTGGCTCAACCTTATTTAAGGTATTGTAGTGTTTAATGCCTTCTTCACCTTGCTCCCACAGTTTACCGAATTTAGCTTCTTGCCAAGCTGGACTGTATTCGCTGCGATAAACTTTAAGGTTTAACTTCAGCCTTTCGGTCAATTCATCCACAAACTGATAGGTTTCTGGGAATAGGTAACCGGTGTCAGTTAAGACCACAGGAATATCATTTTTTTGTTGTGATACGAGGTGCAGCATCACCGCAGCTTGAATGCCAAAACTTGACGACAGCATATGGGTGTCAGGCAGATTCTCAAGCGCCCAAGCAACACGCTCTTCAACACTTTTTTGTGCCAGCATGCCATTCGCATCAGCAAGCAGTGCCTGCTGTGTTGCTTTATCTAGGGTTAATATTTGCTTAAATTCGCTCATAGCTTGTCCTATTATGGGGCCCTATCGGGCCCTTATTATTAAGCGTGGAAATCCGTTTTTGAAACTTTAACTTCCGCAACAATACCTTTGCGGATCACAAAATCACCGAAGCACTCTTGCTCTTGACGCTCAGCCGCCCACTGACCTATCAGCTCATCTAGTGCAGGAAGATAAACATCTTCACTGACGTTTTCTAGATAAAGCTTAGGAACACGCGTACCTTCTCGGTTACCGCCAAGATAAACATTGTATTTACCAGGGCCTTTACCAACAAAGCCCACTTCTGCCAACATTGCACGGCCACAGCCATTTGGACAACCTACTACACGCATGATGATGTCATCGTTTGGAATGCTGTGTTTTGCTAATAGTGCTTCTGTTTTCTCTACCAACTCAGGTAAGTAACGCTCCGCTTCTGCCATCGCAAGTGGACAAGTAGGGAGTGCCACACACGCCATTGAGCTCTTACGCTGCTCTGTATGCGTGTCATCGATTAAGCCGTGCTCACGCGCAATTTTTTCAATTTCAGCTTTGTCTTCTTCAGCCACACCCGCGATAATTAAGTTTTGGTTTGCTGTCATGCGGAAATCCCCTTTGTGGATCTCTGCAATCTTGCGACAACCTGTTTTCAGAGGCTGGCCTGAGTAATCTAAAATACGACCGCTTTGCAAGAATAACGTCAGGTGATGTTTGCCATCGATGCCTTCAACCCAACCGAAGCGATCACCACGGTGAGTAAATTCATATGGACGGCTCTCTGCAAACTTAACGCCTGCACGTTTTTCCACTTCCTCTTTAAACGCATCAATACCAAATGCATCTAGTGTATATTTAGTTTTTGCGTTTTTACGGTTTACGCGGTTACCCCAGTCACGCTGCACACCGACAACATGCTCTGCCACTGCAAGCGTATGCTCAAGTGGAATAAAACCAAAGTCATCAGCGCGACGCGGATAGGTGTTCACATCACCGTGCGTCATCGCCAGACCGCCACCAACCAGTACGTTGAAGCCAACTAACTTGCCTTCTTCAGCAATCGCAACAAAGTTCAAGTCATTCGCGTGCACATCCACTTCGTTATTCGGTGGGATAGTGACCGTGGTTTTAAACTTACGT
This genomic window from Pseudoalteromonas luteoviolacea contains:
- a CDS encoding DUF4124 domain-containing protein: MKSASYMFIMMMLVGLASLFIIKRPDGKPYLSIDMIFGKAQQEANALLDKSKRELNDAVNSAKGMMDGEASKASPATIYKWQDAKGNWHYSDRPNTRVNSQVHTLDPTKITIMAAENTDILKEKAQNTDGLEGKNGINSMNPSEVKKLVQDAQNVQKLMDQRAKQLDDT
- the cysI gene encoding assimilatory sulfite reductase (NADPH) hemoprotein subunit; translated protein: MSNQDYKPNSKHDPEAKFADNERLKTESQHLRGTIETDLGDQLTGGFTKDNFQLIRFHGMYQQDDRDIRAERTKQKLEPLHNVMLRARMPGGIIKPDQWLAIDKFAEEKTSYGSIRLTTRQTFQFHGVLKPHIKEMHLTLHDVGVDSIATAGDVNRNVLCTTNPVESELHQEAYEWAAKISEHLLPKTRAYLEIWLNGERKDSTELEPILGSTYLPRKFKTTVTIPPNNEVDVHANDLNFVAIAEEGKLVGFNVLVGGGLAMTHGDVNTYPRRADDFGFIPLEHTLAVAEHVVGVQRDWGNRVNRKNAKTKYTLDAFGIDAFKEEVEKRAGVKFAESRPYEFTHRGDRFGWVEGIDGKHHLTLFLQSGRILDYSGQPLKTGCRKIAEIHKGDFRMTANQNLIIAGVAEEDKAEIEKIAREHGLIDDTHTEQRKSSMACVALPTCPLAMAEAERYLPELVEKTEALLAKHSIPNDDIIMRVVGCPNGCGRAMLAEVGFVGKGPGKYNVYLGGNREGTRVPKLYLENVSEDVYLPALDELIGQWAAERQEQECFGDFVIRKGIVAEVKVSKTDFHA
- a CDS encoding phosphoadenylyl-sulfate reductase yields the protein MSEFKQILTLDKATQQALLADANGMLAQKSVEERVAWALENLPDTHMLSSSFGIQAAVMLHLVSQQKNDIPVVLTDTGYLFPETYQFVDELTERLKLNLKVYRSEYSPAWQEAKFGKLWEQGEEGIKHYNTLNKVEPMTRALQELQVGTWFSGLRRQQSSSRSDKQILEISRGSVKVYPIIDWHNRDVYQYLTKHDLPYHPLWEQGYVSMGDVHTTRKLEPGMTEEETRFFGLNRECGLHIDGDGI